The Apium graveolens cultivar Ventura chromosome 6, ASM990537v1, whole genome shotgun sequence genome contains a region encoding:
- the LOC141665203 gene encoding uncharacterized protein LOC141665203, whose protein sequence is MENFRSKSCKDVKDMQLESYSYGDRDIVAAPSGMNNMRSYSTNFADAPSYMMGNGKEIQIKKVKNNQGSIGKSWSFNDPELKRKKRVAGYKFYAVEGCLLYKRTLV, encoded by the exons ATGGAAAATTTTAGATCCAAGTCATGCAAAGATGTCAAAGATATGCAGTTGGAGAGCTATAGTTATGGAGATAGAGATATTGTAGCTGCTCCATCTGGGATGAATAATATGAGGAGTTACAGTACTAATTTTGCTGATGCCCCGAGTTATATGATGGGGAATGGTAAAGAAATACAGATCAAGAAAGTGAAGAACAATCAAGGGTCTATCGGGAAAAGTTGGAGTTTCAATGATCCcgagttgaagagaaagaaaaggGTTGCTGGATATAAGTTTTATGCTGTTGAAG GTTGTCTTTTGTATAAGAGAACTTTGGTCTAA
- the LOC141664102 gene encoding eukaryotic initiation factor 4A-8-like isoform X1 produces MLVMAGLAPEGGQFDARQYDAKMSDLLSADGQDFFTSYDEVFDSFDAMDLQENLLRGIYAYGFEKPSAIQQRGIVPFCKGLDVIQQAQSGTGKTATFCSGILQQLDYGIVQCQALVLAPTRELAQQIEKVMRALGDYLGVKVHACVGGTSVREDQRILLSGVHVVVGTPGRVFDMLRRQSLRADYIKMFVLDEADEMLSRGFKDQIYDIFQLLPAKIQVGVFSATMPPEALDITRKFMNKPVRILVKRDELTLEGIKQFYVNVEKEDWKLETLCDLYETLAITQSVIFVNTRRKVDWLTDKMRSRDHTVSATHGDMDQNTRDIIMREFRSGSSRVLITTDLLARGIDVQQVSLVINFDLPTQPENYLHRIGRSGRFGRKGVAINFVTQDDERMLFDIQKFYNVIVEELPSNVAELL; encoded by the exons ATGTTAG TCATGGCAGGTTTGGCACCAGAAGGAGGACAGTTTGATGCACGTCAGTATGATGCAAAGATGAGTGATCT ATTATCAGCTGATGGGCAAGATTTCTTCACATCTTATGATGAAGTTTTTGACAGTTTTGATGCAATGGACTTGCAGGAGAATCTTCTTAGAGGCATATACGCCTACG GTTTTGAAAAGCCCTCCGCAATCCAACAGAGGGGAATTGTCCCATTTTGCAAGGGCCTTGATGTCATTCAGCAGGCTCAGTCTGGAACCGGAAAGACTGCAACTTTCTGCTCTGGAATTTTGCAGCAACTTGATTATGGCATAGTCCAGTGCCAGGCACTGGTTTTGGCACCCACAAGAGAACTTGCACAACAGATTGAGAAGGTGATGAGGGCACTTGGCGACTATCTTGGTGTGAAGGTTCATGCTTGTGTTGGTGGGACCAGTGTCCGCGAGGATCAGAGAATTCTTTTAAGCGGCGTTCATGTTGTTGTGGGTACTCCTGGTCGTGTTTTCGACATGTTGAGGCGGCAGTCTCTTCGTGCAGATTATATCAAGATGTTTGTATTGGACGAAGCAGATGAAATGCTTTCACGTGGTTTCAAGGATCAG ATCTATGACATTTTCCAATTGCTACCTGCTAAAATTCAAGTCGGAGTGTTCTCTGCCACGATGCCACCAGAAGCCCTTGATATCACTAGAAAGTTCATGAATAAGCCTGTGAGAATCTTGGTTAAGCGTGATGAGCTAACACTTGAAGGTATCAAGCAGTTTTATGTTAATGTTGAAAAGGAAGACTGGAAGCTGGAAACACTCTGTGATCTCTATGAGACTCTTGCAATCACCCAGAGTGTCATTTTTGTGAACACCAGGCGCAAGGTCGACTGGCTTACTGACAAAATGAGAAGCCGTGACCACACTGTTTCAGCTACCCATGGAGATATGGATCAGAACACGAGGGATATAATTATGCGCGAATTTCGTTCTGGCTCTTCCCGTGTCCTTATCACAACTGATCTGTTGGCTCGTGGTATTGATGTACAACAAGTCTCCCTTGTTATAAACTTTGATCTGCCAACTCAGCCAGAAAATTACCTTCATCGAATTGGACGAAGTGGACGGTTCGGAAGAAAAGGTGTAGCCATCAATTTCGTTACTCAGGACGATGAAAGAATGCTGTTTGACATTCAGAAGTTCTACAATGTGATCGTTGAGGAACTGCCATCGAATGTTGCTGAGCTCCTTTAA
- the LOC141664102 gene encoding eukaryotic initiation factor 4A-8-like isoform X2, with protein MAGLAPEGGQFDARQYDAKMSDLLSADGQDFFTSYDEVFDSFDAMDLQENLLRGIYAYGFEKPSAIQQRGIVPFCKGLDVIQQAQSGTGKTATFCSGILQQLDYGIVQCQALVLAPTRELAQQIEKVMRALGDYLGVKVHACVGGTSVREDQRILLSGVHVVVGTPGRVFDMLRRQSLRADYIKMFVLDEADEMLSRGFKDQIYDIFQLLPAKIQVGVFSATMPPEALDITRKFMNKPVRILVKRDELTLEGIKQFYVNVEKEDWKLETLCDLYETLAITQSVIFVNTRRKVDWLTDKMRSRDHTVSATHGDMDQNTRDIIMREFRSGSSRVLITTDLLARGIDVQQVSLVINFDLPTQPENYLHRIGRSGRFGRKGVAINFVTQDDERMLFDIQKFYNVIVEELPSNVAELL; from the exons ATGGCAGGTTTGGCACCAGAAGGAGGACAGTTTGATGCACGTCAGTATGATGCAAAGATGAGTGATCT ATTATCAGCTGATGGGCAAGATTTCTTCACATCTTATGATGAAGTTTTTGACAGTTTTGATGCAATGGACTTGCAGGAGAATCTTCTTAGAGGCATATACGCCTACG GTTTTGAAAAGCCCTCCGCAATCCAACAGAGGGGAATTGTCCCATTTTGCAAGGGCCTTGATGTCATTCAGCAGGCTCAGTCTGGAACCGGAAAGACTGCAACTTTCTGCTCTGGAATTTTGCAGCAACTTGATTATGGCATAGTCCAGTGCCAGGCACTGGTTTTGGCACCCACAAGAGAACTTGCACAACAGATTGAGAAGGTGATGAGGGCACTTGGCGACTATCTTGGTGTGAAGGTTCATGCTTGTGTTGGTGGGACCAGTGTCCGCGAGGATCAGAGAATTCTTTTAAGCGGCGTTCATGTTGTTGTGGGTACTCCTGGTCGTGTTTTCGACATGTTGAGGCGGCAGTCTCTTCGTGCAGATTATATCAAGATGTTTGTATTGGACGAAGCAGATGAAATGCTTTCACGTGGTTTCAAGGATCAG ATCTATGACATTTTCCAATTGCTACCTGCTAAAATTCAAGTCGGAGTGTTCTCTGCCACGATGCCACCAGAAGCCCTTGATATCACTAGAAAGTTCATGAATAAGCCTGTGAGAATCTTGGTTAAGCGTGATGAGCTAACACTTGAAGGTATCAAGCAGTTTTATGTTAATGTTGAAAAGGAAGACTGGAAGCTGGAAACACTCTGTGATCTCTATGAGACTCTTGCAATCACCCAGAGTGTCATTTTTGTGAACACCAGGCGCAAGGTCGACTGGCTTACTGACAAAATGAGAAGCCGTGACCACACTGTTTCAGCTACCCATGGAGATATGGATCAGAACACGAGGGATATAATTATGCGCGAATTTCGTTCTGGCTCTTCCCGTGTCCTTATCACAACTGATCTGTTGGCTCGTGGTATTGATGTACAACAAGTCTCCCTTGTTATAAACTTTGATCTGCCAACTCAGCCAGAAAATTACCTTCATCGAATTGGACGAAGTGGACGGTTCGGAAGAAAAGGTGTAGCCATCAATTTCGTTACTCAGGACGATGAAAGAATGCTGTTTGACATTCAGAAGTTCTACAATGTGATCGTTGAGGAACTGCCATCGAATGTTGCTGAGCTCCTTTAA
- the LOC141665204 gene encoding telomere repeat-binding factor 4-like, with product MQKQKWTKEEEAALKAGVRKHGHGKWKNILTDPDFSDALTNRSNVDLKDKWRNLGIVNLPLASKNNNHVLAITCGSHATPQNTNNALSLVAASDTTNTHKTPLNSVTKSIIFKAISSINDSKGSDFNAIASFIEQRHMVPYNFRGHLSSMIGSLTQQGRLKKVGQCYKIKKSGSSAKKPSPRSRDMNPGTRENFDGSNLDTLEAATKSAAFWLVQADYKSFLAAEAVEEEERVNTMVEESENILNALKGFFNKYNL from the exons ATGCAGAAGCAAAAGTGGACAAAAGAAGAAGAAGCAGCCCTGAAAGCTGGTGTACGAAAACACGGTCATGGCAAGTGGAAGAATATTCTCACTGACCCTGATTTCTCTGATGCTCTTACCAACAGGTCCAACGTTGATCTCAAG GATAAGTGGCGTAACTTGGGTATTGTTAACCTTCCACTAGCTTCGAAAAATAATAATCATGTCTTAGCCATTACCTGTGGTTCACATGCTACTCCTCAGAACACCAATAACGCGCTTTCTCTTGTGGCTGCTAGTGATACCACTAATACTCACAAAACTCCACTGAATAGTGTAACCAAGAG TATAATTTTTAAAGCAATATCCTCGATTAATGATTCAAAAGGGTCTGATTTCAATGCTATTGCCAGCTTTATCGAG CAAAGGCACATGGTTCCCTATAATTTTAGAGGACATCTGAGTTCAATGATCGGAAGTCTTACTCAGCAAGGGAGGCTTAAAAAG GTTGGGCAATGTTACAAGATCAAAAAATCAGGTTCAAGTGCAAAAAAGCCTTCTCCGAGATCAAGGGATATGAATCCAGGGACTCGTGAAAATTTTGATGGATCAAACCTTGACACACTGGAAGCGGCTACGAAAAGTGCTGCCTTCTGGCTCGTTCAAGCGGACTACAAGTCTTTTTTGGCAGCTGAAGCAGTAGAAGAGGAGGAAAGAGTCAATACTATGGTTGAAGAATCTGAGAATATATTAAACGCATTGAAGGGGTTTTTCAATAAATATAATCTTTGA